One genomic segment of bacterium includes these proteins:
- a CDS encoding helix-turn-helix transcriptional regulator gives MKWDEIGSQTCSIARALGEVGDRWSLLVLRECFLRTRRFKDFVERTGASRNLVADRLEKLVAAGILERHRYQERPPRDEYRLTRKGLDLYPVMMALVRWGDRWHDDGRGKPIEHLHRSCGHIIHAEPSCSECGERLDPHDVEVRLGPALRDTSATLGE, from the coding sequence ATGAAATGGGATGAAATCGGCAGCCAGACCTGCTCCATTGCCCGAGCGCTGGGGGAGGTGGGCGACCGCTGGAGCCTGCTCGTCCTGCGGGAGTGCTTCCTGCGCACCCGACGCTTCAAGGATTTCGTGGAGCGCACCGGAGCTTCGCGCAACCTGGTAGCCGATCGCCTGGAAAAGCTGGTGGCTGCGGGGATCCTGGAGCGCCACCGCTACCAGGAGCGTCCACCGCGCGACGAGTATCGACTCACCAGGAAAGGCCTGGATCTCTATCCGGTCATGATGGCGCTCGTGCGTTGGGGCGACCGCTGGCACGACGATGGCCGCGGCAAACCCATCGAGCACCTACACCGAAGCTGCGGGCACATCATACATGCGGAGCCGAGTTGTTCCGAATGTGGCGAGCGCCTGGATCCACACGATGTCGAAGTGCGCCTGGGACCGGCGCTGCGAGACACTTCGGCGACGCTGGGCGAGTAG
- a CDS encoding molybdopterin-dependent oxidoreductase translates to MNDVAQVDPSVSKTPLPLDAKGLSTVCVLCSHNCGIQIDVKGGKIEKVRADETNPISKGYICNKGFSVARYAHHEQRTQHPLRRRADGSFERIDWDTAIREIGEKLSTIREEHSPRAIALAGVGGQANHMDGNYALSFLSGLGSPWWFNALGQEKTQHFLVDQWMFDSPPQNWFHPDIENTKLLLALGTNPRISNRGHNANDTFKRFSENPDQRMIVVDPRETETTRQADRHLKTKPGSDAFLLLGIAATLTTSEGLADAAFIQAHTRDFDVLQKSLAEVDVAEMAERSGITLDELQGVTQELASSDSAAIMFDLAVEQLPHSTLISYLIRVISSLTGNAVQPGGNLFMETQAPPEWSPKRWAPLPATREAGIRGIAAIGGFPMYSPTLLSEEITVDHPERIRGLIVEGANPILSYSDANAFREARKQLDLLVVIDPAMTETALLADYVLPTPCGYEKWETSGFPRSSSSVFLQLRPPIIPGPEEALPEPEIYVRLAEAMGLVREVPAELCELAPAGTTAEGAAAIFGKVQELATSRTEILFWGYRSLGAELAAPSLIAIWVTALQNAFGRRDSVVRSFGETWKDVGPFELAMEIYRRVLEHPEGVEIARTVPAGEAFDACVGWEDKKIRLAPEDMLPEIARAIDTPLPTDPEYPMVLASGLRTRWNCNTVQRDPKWRKGRGPHCSLHLAPADAARLGIEEGEQVRLATKRGAVELPAAVDDRLQAGHVWVPNGFGMAYPSGPGGELEVQGANLNEISDAADRDPITGCPHHKYTLCRVEKAAA, encoded by the coding sequence ATGAACGACGTTGCCCAGGTCGATCCCTCCGTCTCGAAGACGCCGCTTCCGCTCGATGCGAAGGGCCTCTCCACCGTCTGCGTCCTGTGCAGCCACAACTGCGGGATCCAGATCGATGTGAAGGGAGGGAAGATCGAGAAGGTCCGGGCCGACGAGACGAACCCGATCTCCAAGGGCTACATCTGCAACAAGGGCTTCAGTGTCGCGCGCTACGCGCACCATGAGCAGCGCACCCAGCATCCGCTGCGACGCCGCGCGGACGGTTCCTTCGAGCGCATCGATTGGGATACGGCGATCCGCGAGATCGGCGAGAAGCTCTCCACCATCCGGGAGGAGCACTCGCCGCGGGCCATTGCCCTGGCGGGTGTCGGGGGCCAGGCCAATCACATGGATGGCAACTACGCGTTGTCGTTCCTGAGCGGGTTGGGTTCACCCTGGTGGTTCAACGCGTTGGGCCAGGAAAAGACGCAACACTTCCTGGTCGACCAGTGGATGTTCGACTCGCCGCCGCAGAACTGGTTCCACCCCGATATCGAGAACACGAAGCTGTTGCTCGCGTTGGGGACGAACCCCCGGATCTCGAATCGTGGGCATAATGCCAACGACACCTTCAAGCGTTTCTCGGAGAACCCGGACCAACGCATGATCGTCGTGGACCCGAGGGAGACCGAGACCACCCGTCAAGCAGATCGCCATCTCAAGACGAAGCCCGGAAGCGACGCTTTTCTCCTGCTCGGGATCGCCGCGACGCTGACGACCAGTGAAGGGTTGGCCGATGCGGCATTCATCCAGGCCCACACCAGGGATTTCGACGTCCTGCAGAAGAGCCTGGCCGAGGTCGACGTCGCTGAGATGGCCGAGCGTAGTGGCATCACGCTGGATGAGCTGCAGGGCGTGACCCAGGAGCTGGCCAGCTCCGATTCGGCCGCGATCATGTTCGATCTGGCCGTCGAGCAGCTGCCCCACTCAACGCTGATCTCGTATCTGATCCGGGTGATCTCTTCCCTTACCGGAAACGCGGTTCAACCGGGTGGGAACCTCTTCATGGAAACCCAGGCGCCGCCCGAGTGGAGCCCGAAACGTTGGGCGCCGCTTCCGGCCACCCGCGAAGCGGGGATACGGGGCATTGCCGCAATCGGCGGTTTCCCGATGTACTCACCGACGCTGCTCTCGGAGGAGATCACGGTCGACCATCCGGAGCGCATTCGCGGGCTCATCGTGGAGGGAGCCAATCCGATCCTCTCGTACTCGGACGCAAACGCATTTCGAGAGGCGCGCAAACAGCTCGATCTCCTGGTCGTGATCGACCCGGCCATGACCGAAACGGCCCTGCTGGCGGACTACGTGTTGCCGACGCCGTGTGGGTACGAAAAATGGGAGACATCGGGCTTTCCGCGCTCGTCGTCCTCGGTCTTCCTCCAACTGCGGCCGCCGATCATCCCGGGACCCGAGGAAGCGCTGCCCGAGCCCGAGATCTACGTCCGGCTGGCCGAGGCGATGGGTCTCGTCCGGGAGGTCCCGGCGGAACTCTGCGAGCTGGCCCCGGCCGGAACTACGGCCGAGGGTGCCGCTGCGATCTTCGGGAAGGTGCAGGAGCTGGCGACGAGCCGCACCGAGATCCTTTTCTGGGGTTACCGCAGTCTCGGGGCAGAGCTGGCAGCGCCCTCCTTGATCGCGATCTGGGTGACGGCTCTGCAGAATGCCTTCGGCCGGCGCGATTCCGTCGTGCGCAGCTTCGGTGAAACCTGGAAGGACGTCGGGCCGTTCGAGTTGGCGATGGAGATCTATCGCAGGGTGCTGGAGCATCCGGAAGGCGTCGAGATCGCCCGTACGGTTCCGGCGGGCGAGGCGTTCGACGCATGCGTCGGTTGGGAAGACAAGAAGATCCGTCTGGCGCCCGAGGACATGCTGCCCGAGATCGCTCGTGCGATCGACACACCGCTGCCGACCGACCCGGAATACCCCATGGTGCTGGCGAGCGGTCTACGCACGAGATGGAATTGCAACACGGTCCAGCGCGATCCGAAATGGCGAAAGGGCCGCGGCCCTCATTGCTCGTTGCACCTGGCTCCTGCAGATGCGGCGCGGCTCGGCATCGAGGAAGGCGAGCAGGTACGGCTTGCGACGAAGCGGGGGGCCGTCGAACTGCCTGCGGCCGTGGACGACCGGCTCCAGGCGGGCCATGTGTGGGTCCCGAATGGCTTCGGCATGGCATACCCGAGTGGGCCCGGCGGTGAGTTGGAGGTTCAGGGTGCCAACTTGAACGAAATCTCGGATGCAGCCGACCGGGATCCGATCACGGGCTGCCCCCATCACAAGTACACCCTTTGTCGCGTGGAGAAAGCTGCAGCGTGA